The Schizosaccharomyces pombe strain 972h- genome assembly, chromosome: I genome contains a region encoding:
- the acp2 gene encoding F-actin-capping protein beta subunit acp2, translating to MNSEDAALDLLRRLNPKDISKNLDTILSVAPDLADVLLSSVDQPLKVNTCSESGNQYLLCDFNRDGDSYRSPWSNKYDPPLEDGLVSTDRVRKLEVSLNEAIRVYLDLYYEGGVSSVYLWDQDDSYAGAVLIKKASTSNSSGWDSIHVFECLPTTETNVYDYRLTSTIILFLSSGSEEQSALPSKALNLSGHLTRQTSQRLPAADDDTEIANVGKLVEEMETRMRNFLQDVYFGKTKDIINQTRSIQPVSDAQPNDSALRSVLNDLSI from the exons ATGAAT TCTGAAGACGCTGCATTAGATTTACTCCGACGATTAAACCCAAAAGATATCTCTAAAAACCTAGACACAATTCTTTCCGTCGCTCCCGATTTAGCTGATGTCCTTCTCTCGTCTGTTGATCAGCCTCTAAAAGTAAATACTTGTTCTGAGTCAGGTAATCAATATTTGTTATGTGACTTTAACAGGGATGGAGATTCGTACCGCTCACCATGGAGCAATAAATATGATCCTCCTTTGGAGGATGGTTTAGTTTCTACTGATCGAGTTCGTAAATTAGAAGTTTCTTTGAATGAAGCAATCCGTGTCTATCTTGATCTTTATTACGAGGGCGGTGTTAGTAGCGTTTATCTTTGGGACCAAGACGATAGTTACGCAGGCGCCGTTCTCATAAAAAAGg CTTCTACTTCTAACTCAAGCGGATGGGATTCTATTCACGTGTTTGAATGTCTGCCTACCACGGAAACCAACGTTTATGATTACCGACTTACAAGTACTATTAtccttttcctttcatCTGGCTCGGAGGAACAGTCTGCCTTGCCTTCCAAAGCTCTTAACCTTTCAGGTCATTTGACTCGCCAAACTTCTCAACGATTACCAGCGGCAGATGATGACACTGAGATCGCTAATGTTGGCAAATTGGTTGAGGAAATGGAAACTCGGATGCGCAACTTCCTCCAGGATGTCTACTTTGGAAAAACTAAAGATATCATCAACCAGACTCGTTCCATTCAACCCGTTTCCGATGCCCAACCAAATGATTCGGCTTTGCGTTCAGTTTTAAACGATCTTTCCATTTAG
- the bdf2 gene encoding bromodomain-containing protein has protein sequence MTPVQVPNLDVSVTSSLITTAPVTGNAATISTFTPGSPEPSMNGEEKESSYFPISENDDGTLDLFGDSELEKEQKGDNQETDYSSQYLHPTPPYTNFDDESPSSPTHPSVSNITVDGDSKKHSLQLQEEEKSSESLDSHTHPPKRVRNEDDSLTFSKTSPVSPSSLKDGASNTVTNDASNKIKSEASESASPSALQALDSTAAGSSKEHSSPHDETVKKEENDKDQYPPMTKEQHKYIHAMLRQLRRGRDSIPFRAPVDPVKQNIPDYPTIIKNPIDLGTMQKKFSSGVYSSAQHFIDDMNLMFSNCFLYNGTESPVGVMGKNLQATFERQLKQLPSAYVTSYSRPGRRPRSMTAPKGGARTRRQAAMYSNSSSGIRETMYDLKPHRRKDAAEMKFCQSVLKELLKKQHEAYAYPFYKPVNPTACGCPDYFKVIKHPMDLGTMQNKLNHNEYASMKAFEADMVLMFKNCYKFNSAGTPVHLMGKKLESIFQKLWANKPDFDSETYMGMSSVNTDYYYGDNEVFDSGDEFLEDDGEEFEAVNRQIHKLQSTLQAMKSRARSSSVSRRSRSRSLSVDIYPPITYEMQNELAEQCNYLSADQLSHVAEILRAALPHLRNTDEIEIDVSAMPPDVFYKVYYYVCKGDEIGAEALATASHTHQEKKKGRALSETEQAEKIRQLRAQLDRFSGIAQNKNTVTGNIAAYNTKSLGSDDSSSEDDGESSESSDSA, from the coding sequence ATGACCCCCGTTCAAGTACCAAATTTAGACGTTTCGGTCACTTCATCTCTCATTACTACTGCGCCTGTAACTGGCAACGCTGCTACCATTTCCACATTTACTCCTGGATCACCCGAGCCTTCTATGAATGGTgaagaaaaggaatcaTCTTATTTTCCAATTAGCGAAAATGATGATGGAACCTTAGATCTTTTTGGTGACTCAGAGTTGGAGAAGGAGCAGAAAGGCGATAATCAGGAGACTGATTACTCTTCTCAATATTTGCATCCGACTCCGCCTTATACTAATTTCGACGATGAGTCTCCATCATCCCCCACTCATCCCTCCGTGTCAAATATCACTGTTGACGGTGACTCTAAAAAACATTCTTTGCAGCTGCAGGAGGAGGAAAAATCCTCTGAATCGTTGGATTCTCATACTCATCCTCCTAAGCGTGTACGCAATGAAGATGACTCcttaacattttcaaagaCATCACCCGTATCACCATCGTCGCTGAAAGATGGTGCCTCAAACACCGTTACCAACGATGCGtctaataaaattaaatctGAAGCTTCAGAATCGGCATCTCCTTCTGCTTTACAGGCTCTGGACTCTACTGCTGCTGGCAGCAGTAAGGAGCATAGTTCCCCTCACGATGAGActgtaaaaaaagaagaaaatgataagGATCAGTATCCACCAATGACAAAAGAGCAGCATAAATATATTCATGCCATGCTTCGCCAACTACGACGTGGTCGTGACTCCATTCCGTTTCGTGCTCCTGTTGATCCTgtgaaacaaaatattcCAGATTATCCTACCATTATTAAAAACCCAATTGATCTTGGAACCATGCAGAAGAAGTTTTCTTCTGGCGTTTATAGCAGTGCACAACATTTCATTGATGATATGAACTTGATGTTCAGTAATTGTTTCCTGTACAATGGTACTGAGTCACCTGTGGGTGTAATGGGTAAAAATCTACAAGCTACTTTCGAACGACAATTGAAACAACTACCTTCTGCTTATGTGACCAGTTATTCCCGTCCTGGCCGTCGTCCACGTAGCATGACTGCACCTAAAGGTGGGGCGCGTACACGTCGACAAGCCGCCATGTATTCTAATTCTTCATCAGGAATTCGTGAGACCATGTATGATTTGAAGCCACACCGTCGCAAAGATGCAGCTGAAATGAAGTTCTGCCAATCTGTTCTTAAAGAATTGTTGAAGAAGCAGCACGAAGCTTATGCTTATCCTTTTTATAAACCTGTTAATCCTACAGCATGCGGTTGTCCTGATTACTTCAAAGTAATTAAACATCCTATGGATTTGGGTACGATgcaaaacaaattgaatCATAACGAATATGCTTCAATGAAAGCTTTTGAAGCCGACATGGTTCTcatgtttaaaaattgttataaatttaattctGCTGGTACTCCTGTGCACCTTATGGGAAAGAAGCTTGAATCTATCTTTCAGAAATTATGGGCTAATAAACCCGACTTTGATTCGGAGACCTATATGGGTATGTCTTCAGTGAACACTGATTATTATTACGGAGATAATGAAGTTTTTGATAGCGGTGACGAATTTTTGGAGGATGATGGTGAGGAGTTTGAAGCAGTTAATCGTCAAATTCACAAGCTGCAAAGTACTTTACAGGCCATGAAATCTAGAGCACGTTCTTCTTCAGTATCTCGCCGTTCACGTTCTAGGAGTCTTAGCGTTGACATTTACCCACCTATTACATATGAAATGCAGAATGAGCTGGCTGAACAGTGTAATTACTTATCTGCAGACCAACTTTCGCATGTTGCCGAAATATTAAGGGCCGCACTACCTCATTTACGTAATACCGATGAGATTGAAATTGATGTGTCGGCAATGCCACCTGATGTATTTTATAAAGTCTATTATTATGTGTGCAAAGGTGATGAGATCGGAGCTGAAGCTTTAGCTACCGCCTCTCATACCCAtcaagagaaaaagaaaggacGAGCCCTGTCTGAAACGGAGCAGGCTGAAAAAATCCGGCAGCTTCGTGCCCAATTAGACAGATTTTCTGGCATTGCTCAAAATAAGAATACTGTTACAGGAAATATTGCTGCTTATAATACTAAATCGTTAGGCAGTGATGATTCTTCCTCTGAAGATGATGGTGAAAGCAGTGAAAGTAGCGATTCCGCATAG
- the utp5 gene encoding U3 snoRNP-associated protein Utp5, giving the protein MAVRSRPQLAFQTEKENGIGITAFNETAKLYANVVEALDAQRLRIFDSVAGSLKTEYILEKEKVISCIAWEQKPLYASEQITTDISGSGEILVLGTNSGEILIYSEHLGSLTRTYSFGILQKIIGAHVLANDGFAIDITGKVVCFSVNTGEVRTSFTVPSSSREFSGLYLSTVFKNLALASSHNIHIVDLNHRNPIDSLTTHTSMINSVVFQYLKDENKFYFGVSANQDRFINLYSKELDGTGEFPTNTVKNVGALVCENEVKMLSIAYEIENPETGVLAALTNDGTIEMFENPWLSKLRQNGTNASSLSHRRKLLTSHSTLKICFCRSRGDPPIVLESIAFESTDSLTVVWKESTRTVFETVPWRILSSQATNGLIELVRSKTRLTSKNKTVSNVYDESNATISSGVMQKDLRKTEEIGSAEAMEGEEQEPSLAERLQNLTKLDQQAQALSTQISASTSLSTVLTQALKTNDQSLLESCFNNNNVETIDTTIRRLDPSLAPILLDKLAEKLALRPMRADVLMVWIRCTLITHGGHLVLVDDLKHKLANLHSILEDRASKYSSMLALQGKLDLVLSQIAFRKAGGSKDNAEDEEPISIYYEGYEESMDEASSTGDEGYSSDDSVDNEMYSDEENSSKGAFPDEENENRELSEDYSGDESLENSESE; this is encoded by the coding sequence ATGGCAGTAAGGAGTCGGCCTCAATTGGCATTTCAaactgaaaaagaaaatggaatAGGAATAACGGCTTTTAATGAAACCGCAAAGCTTTATGCCAACGTTGTTGAAGCATTAGATGCACAAAGGTTGCGTATATTTGATTCCGTCGCTGGATCTTTAAAAACCGAATACATTTTagagaaagagaaagtGATTAGCTGCATAGCTTGGGAACAAAAGCCTCTATATGCTAGTGAACAAATTACAACTGATATAAGTGGTTCTGGAGAAATTTTAGTTCTTGGCACTAATTCTGGTGAAATTCTTATATATTCAGAACATTTAGGATCTTTAACTAGAACTTACTCGTTTGGaatattgcaaaaaattatagGAGCACATGTTTTAGCCAACGATGGATTTGCGATTGATATTACTGGGAAAGTTGTATGCTTTAGTGTAAATACGGGAGAGGTTAGAACGTCTTTTACAgttccttcttcttccagGGAATTCTCTGGTCTTTACTTATCAAcggtttttaaaaatttagcgTTAGCTTCGTCTCACAACATTCACATCGTTGACCTTAATCACAGAAATCCGATTGATTCTTTGACCACACATACTTCTATGATAAATTCAGTTGTATTTCAGTActtaaaagatgaaaataaattttattttgggGTTTCAGCAAATCAAGACAGGTTTATTAATTTGTACAGCAAGGAACTTGATGGCACTGGCGAATTTCCTACCAATACTGTCAAGAATGTTGGAGCTTTGGTTTGTGAGAATGAAGTCAAAATGCTTTCAATAGCCTATGAGATAGAAAACCCTGAAACCGGTGTATTAGCAGCTCTTACGAATGATGGTACCATAGAGATGTTTGAAAACCCTTGGCTATCTAAATTAAGACAGAATGGTACGAATGCCTCGTCTTTATCACATCGACGTAAACTTCTCACCAGTCATTCTACTTTGaagatttgtttttgtcGTTCTCGAGGAGATCCTCCAATTGTTCTTGAATCGATTGCTTTCGAAAGCACTGATTCCCTCACTGTTGTATGGAAGGAATCTACTAGAACTGTTTTCGAAACTGTCCCTTGGCGTATATTGTCATCTCAAGCTACGAATGGGCTGATAGAATTGGTTCGTTCAAAAACTCGACTTACAtcgaaaaacaaaactgTTTCGAATGTTTACGATGAATCCAATGCAACTATTTCCTCTGGGGTTATGCAGAAAGATTTAAGAAAAACTGAAGAGATAGGAAGCGCCGAAGCTATGGAAGGGGAAGAGCAGGAACCAAGTTTAGCAGAGCGCTTGCAAAATTTAACCAAACTTGATCAGCAAGCTCAAGCGCTTTCAACTCAAATATCTGCTTCTACATCCTTGTCTACTGTACTTACTCAAGCATTAAAAACCAACGATCAGTCTTTATTAGAGTCTTGTTTCAATAATAACAATGTCGAGACTATTGACACTACCATTAGAAGATTGGATCCATCATTAGCACCAATTCTTTTAGATAAACTTGCTGAAAAACTAGCACTTCGTCCGATGCGAGCGGATGTTTTGATGGTGTGGATACGCTGTACCTTAATTACACATGGTGGTCATTTAGTCCTTGTCGATGATTTAAAGCACAAATTAGCTAACCTACATTCCATCTTAGAAGATCGTGcatcaaaatattcaaGTATGTTAGCTCTGCAAGGAAAATTAGATCTCGTTCTTTCCCAAATCGCCTTTCGGAAAGCAGGTGGTTCTAAAGATAATGCTGAGGATGAGGAGCCGATTAGTATATATTATGAGGGATATGAAGAATCCATGGATGAAGCATCTTCTACCGGCGATGAAGGCTATAGCTCGGACGATTCAGTCGACAATGAGATGTATTCAGATGAAGAGAATTCGAGTAAAGGTGCCTTTCCAGATgaggaaaatgaaaataggGAGTTGAGTGAAGACTATTCGGGAGATGAAAGTCTTGAAAACAGTGAATCTGAGTAA
- the dsc3 gene encoding protein dsc3, translated as MSSSALKKWEIVIRFASSIPDLSLEISDAQTTTIHSLFKIVRNRIPECRDKQLKMVFQGRLLSPGFTVERAVRGNWQRDENDDPNIVQKAFIHCIVGPTLTEEELASQDQAQSGLNSNSESPDDLQNAQTGETLRGFDRLREAGFTETEVNNLRSQFHRLRGTNLDSLTEDAIREAEDDWIDNGGQNSSADELDMSYETLLAGVLIGFFGGAIACYFLWERTMFSLRMQLSILVGIICNFAYGLLHSYRW; from the coding sequence ATGTCCTCAagtgctttaaaaaaatgggaaATTGTCATTCGATTCGCATCATCAATACCTGATTTATCTTTAGAAATAAGTGATGCGCAAACTACCACTATTCACAGTCTGTTTAAGATTGTTCGTAATCGGATTCCAGAATGTCGAGATAAACAGCtaaaaatggtttttcAAGGAAGATTGTTATCCCCAGGTTTCACAGTAGAAAGAGCAGTTAGGGGGAATTGGCAAAGAGACGAAAATGACGATCCAAACATAGTTCAGAAAGCATTTATCCATTGTATAGTGGGACCAACCTTGACGGAAGAAGAATTGGCTTCACAAGACCAAGCCCAAAGCGGCCTTAACTCTAATTCAGAATCTCCTGATGATTTACAAAATGCTCAGACTGGAGAAACACTCCGTGGTTTTGATCGTTTACGTGAAGCTGGTTTTACAGAAACCGAGGTCAATAATTTGCGTAGCCAATTTCATCGCTTACGAGGAACTAATTTGGATTCACTCACGGAAGACGCTATCAGAGAGGCAGAAGACGATTGGATTGACAATGGAGGACAAAACTCTTCTGCCGACGAACTTGACATGTCATATGAAACCTTGTTGGCTGGAGTATTAATAGGCTTTTTTGGAGGAGCTATTGCTTGTTATTTTCTTTGGGAAAGGACAATGTTCTCTCTGAGAATGCAATTATCCATTCTTGTCGGAATTATTTGCAATTTTGCATACGGCTTATTACACTCGTATCGATGGTAA
- the tfs1 gene encoding general transcription elongation factor TFIIS: MDSADIRSAKAALEKAIQGKNIETIINIMTRLKNEVVATEELLKETRLGLVVGKLRSHPNEKVGEQAREIVKKWKADVSKGRPLKTTTTTSSTPSKHADVGSQAQKQVQKQSSSGQRTFKSDNVNVNVTDDKIRNNCIGLMYNALVIDSDESSSLIIAKAKEIDAQVLARAAGKTGSEYRNRMRSLYMNLKDKNNPKLRASVLRNEITPQRLSTMTSAELASEDRRKEDAKLEQENLFHAQGAKPQKAVTDLFTCGKCKQKKVSYYQMQTRSADEPMTTFCECTVCGNRWKFS, encoded by the exons ATGGACTCTGCTGATATCCGATCTGCGAAAGCAGCTTTGGAAAAAGCTATTCAGGGAAAGAATATAGAG ACTATAATTAACATTATGACacgtttaaaaaatgaagtagTTGCTACCGAAGAATTACTTAAG GAAACCCGGCTGGGATTAGTCGTTGGCAAGCTCAGATCTCATCCCAATGAGAAAGTTGGTGAGCAAGCTCGggaaattgtaaaaaaatggaaagcCGATGTTAGTAAAGGTCGTCCATTGAAAACCACAACTACAACTTCCTCCACGCCTTCTAAACATGCGGATGTAGGTTCTCAAGCTCAAAAACAAgttcaaaaacaaagcaGCAGTGGTCAGCGTACTTTTAAATCTGATAATGTGAACGTCAATGTGACTGATGACAAGATTCGCAACAACTGTATTGGATTAATGTACAATGCATTAGTCATAGATTCGGAtgaatcttcttcattaatAATAGCCAAAGccaaagaaattgatgCGCAAGTACTTGCTAGAGCAGCAGGTAAAACTGGTTCTGAATATCGAAACAGAATGCGGTCCTTGTATATGAATCttaaagataaaaataacCCGAAACTTAGAGCATCAGTATTACGAAATGAAATTACTCCGCAAAGACTCAGTACCATGACTTCTGCCGAATTGGCTTCAGAAGACCGTCGCAAGGAAGATGCCAAGCTagaacaagaaaatttattccATGCGCAAGGTGCTAAACCCCAAAAAGCTGTTACAGACCTTTTTACTTGTGGGAAGTgtaagcaaaaaaaagtttcttATTACCAAATGCAAACAAG ATCTGCTGATGAGCCTATGACAACG ttttgtGAATGTACTGTTTGCGGAAATCGCTggaaattttcttaa
- the fml2 gene encoding ATP-dependent 3'-5'-directionality DNA helicase fml2, translating into MIVLRDSSDYSDSEVDLPSIEVNGERGNVPTSVLCNVEGSLLNSNPALRQPNLKCIKHNQDVENTTFQLDLRGCRVPSSQPQVITELENNIDIPKNIDAMQNWIFPQTQQYRNYQKEFCEQALFHNLLLALPTGLGKTFIAAVVMLNYFRWFPESKIIFLAPTKPLLLQQRVACSNVAGMSPGATAELNGEVSPDRRLFEYNTKRVFFMTPQTLQNDLKEHLLDAKSIICLIFDEAHRATGNHSYAQVMRAVLRSNSHFRVLGLTATPGSSTASVQKVVDCLHISKLIVRNEESIDIRSYVFHKKIQLIKVTISSEMNILKSDFANLYRPYFNFLRQKKLIPINCECLNIKAYTLFVSLRKYSFSSKNVQSKEKSKIMSCFTLLISCAHITYLLDCHGIIQFYQKLVETKNKAEGKGSGQSFWLFTSKPFAFYLEHLHNKIQGLSLNHPKMNHLLELLKEHFKDTSEGYQNQRVMIFTEFRNTAEYITTTLLAIRPMVRASLFIGQANSAYSTGMNQMQQKETIDQFRAGVINTLVATSIGEEGLDIGDTDMIICYDASSSPIRTIQRMGRTGRKKSGKVFVLLTEDCEDSKWERSQVSYRRVQKVIESGKKIALKKDVPRLIPSNIQPIFKFQALQNNADATLILNSYNNNSSSLSPVNTLANQAHSRSKRYLPFIVDDVFEDMESNLRVPTEDAKIKRFKSDYRSCIYNARRNVFSKPTYMGDKLTKFAKVPHSLLTLSIYRRGRLLQQCSPSSVTKYLKYEEKFKRKRMKKTSNALFQST; encoded by the coding sequence ATGATTGTACTGAGAGACTCAAGTGACTATTCCGACTCTGAAGTAGACCTGCCAAGTATCGAGGTGAACGGAGAACGAGGAAATGTTCCTACCTCAGTGCTTTGTAATGTTGAAGGATCTTTGTTGAATTCTAATCCTGCTTTAAGGCAACcaaatttgaaatgtaTAAAACATAATCAAGACGTTGAAAATACTACGTTTCAACTAGACTTGCGAGGCTGTAGGGTTCCTTCTTCTCAACCTCAAGTTATAACTGAGTTAGAAAACAATATTGacattccaaaaaatattgatgcAATGCAAAACTGGATTTTTCCACAGACTCAGCAGTATAGAAATTATCAAAAGGAATTTTGTGAGCAAGCATTATTCCACAATTTATTACTGGCTCTACCTACTGGGTTGGGAAAGACATTTATTGCGGCAGTGGTCATGTTAAACTATTTTCGTTGGTTTCCtgaaagcaaaataatatttcttgCCCCCACAAAACCATTACTGTTGCAACAAAGAGTTGCTTGTTCCAATGTAGCGGGAATGTCACCAGGTGCTACCGCTGAATTGAACGGTGAAGTATCACCGGATCGTCGACTTTTCGAATACAATACGAAACGAGTATTTTTCATGACTCCACAAACACTCCAGAATGATTTAAAGGAACATTTACTGGATGCCAAAAGTATTATTTGCCTGATATTTGATGAAGCTCATAGAGCTACTGGCAACCATTCGTATGCTCAGGTTATGAGGGCAGTGCTTAGATCTAATAGTCATTTTCGAGTCCTTGGTTTAACCGCAACTCCAGGATCTTCTACCGCCTCTGTTCAAAAGGTAGTAGATTGCCTCCATATCTCCAAACTCATTGTTCGCAACGAAGAAAGTATAGATATTCGCTCATatgtttttcataaaaagaTTCAGTTGATTAAGGTCACGATCTCCTCtgaaatgaatattttaaaatcggACTTTGCTAACCTATACCGGccatattttaattttctccgtcaaaaaaaacttatacCTATCAATTGTGAATGCCTTAATATAAAAGCTTATACGCTTTTCGTTTCTTTACGAAAGTATTCCTTTAGTTCAAAAAATGTACaatctaaagaaaaatcaaaaatcatGAGTTGCTTTACGCTATTGATTTCATGTGCTCATATAACGTATCTGTTAGATTGTCATGGGATTATccaattttatcaaaagcTTGTGgaaactaaaaataaagctgAAGGAAAAGGGAGTGGACAAAGCTTTTGGTTGTTTACTAGTAAACCgtttgctttttatttagaaCACCTTCACAATAAAATTCAAGGTTTGTCATTAAACCATCCTAAAATGAATCATCTTCTTgaacttttgaaagaacATTTCAAAGATACTTCTGAAGGCTATCAAAATCAACGAGTTATGATTTTCACAGAATTTCGAAACACTGCTGAATATATCACAACGACATTGTTGGCAATTCGACCTATGGTTCGagcttctttatttattgggCAGGCGAACTCGGCTTACTCAACTGGCATGAATCAGATgcaacaaaaagaaactatCGATCAATTTCGTGCAGGTGTTATAAACACGCTAGTTGCTACATCAATCGGCGAAGAGGGTTTAGACATTGGTGATACCGATATGATTATTTGCTATGATGCTTCATCTTCACCGATACGCACGATTCAAAGAATGGGTAGAACTGGTCGTAAGAAAAGTGGAAAAGTTTTTGTGCTTCTTACCGAAGATTGTGAAGATTCTAAATGGGAGCGATCTCAAGTTTCCTACAGAAGGGTTCAAAAGGTAATTGAATCcggtaaaaaaatagcacTTAAAAAGGACGTTCCTCGTTTAATCCCTAGCAACATACAAcctatttttaaatttcaagcTTTACAGAACAATGCGGACGCAACATTGATATTAAACTCATATAACAATAATTCCTCATCATTGTCACCTGTAAATACACTAGCGAACCAAGCGCATTCTCGTTCTAAACGGTATCTTCCTTTCATAGTGGATGatgtttttgaagatatGGAAAGCAACCTACGGGTGCCTACTGAAGACGCAAAAATTAAGCGATTTAAATCGGATTATAGAAGTTGTATTTATAACGCCAGACGCAATGTATTTTCAAAGCCTACCTATATGGGTGACAAATTGACTAAGTTCGCAAAAGTACCACATTCTTTATTAACGCTCAGCATCTATAGACGGGGTAGACTTTTGCAACAATGCTCGCCTTCCTCTGTCACCAAATACTTAAAATATGAAGAGAAATTTAAACGGAAGCGGATGAAGAAAACGTCGAATGCATTATTTCAAAGTACATGA
- the mde1 gene encoding 5'-methylthioribulose-1-phosphate dehydratase, whose protein sequence is MDDFLKKDLGCLRSGDLKKCGELICEICRDLYTSGWVTGTGGGITIRSGDAIVIAPSGVQKERMELHHLFVMSLITREYMRMPALRLKPSQCTPLFLAVYTLRDAYACIHTHSQEAILLSTLFADSDHFSATGFEVLSYIPKGSKNNGFHKPTDKIKIPFINNTAHESDLHDSLQEAINLYPDTCAVIVRDHGIYCWGDTWQDTKMNTEAVEFLFQAYLRRRRLQKPE, encoded by the exons ATGGATgattttctaaagaaaGACTTAGGATGTCTTCGTTCTGGcgatttgaaaaaatgtgGTGAATTAATTTGCGAAATCTGTCGAGATCTGTATACGTCGGGCTGGGTTACAGGAACTGG AGGAGGAATTACCATTCGCTCTGG AGATGCCATTGTAATCGCTCCCTCGGGTGTACAAAAGGAAAGGATGGAGTTACACCATCTTTTTGTCATGTCTTTAAT TACTCGAGAATATATGCGAATGCCAGCTCTTCGATTGAAACCTTCTCAGTGTACACCTTTGTTTTTAGCAGTATACAC CTTGCGTGACGCATATGCATGTATCCATACCCATTCTCAGGAAGCCATTTTATTGTCTACTCTATTTGCGGATTCTGATCATTTTTCGGCAACAGGTTTTGAAGTACTATCGTATATTCCAAAAGGATCTAAAAATAATGGGTTTCATAAGCCAACAGATAAGATAAAAATTCCAT TTATCAATAATACTGCTCATGAGTCTGATCTTCATGATAGTTTGCAAGAAGCGATCAATTTGTACCCAGATACTTGTGCTGTAATTGTTAGAGATCACGGTATTTACTGCTGGGGCGATACGTGGCAAGATACCAAAATGAATACTGAAGCGGTAGAATTTTTATTCCAAGCTTATTTACGGAGAAGAAGGCTTCAAAAACCAGAATAG